A single region of the Duganella sp. BuS-21 genome encodes:
- a CDS encoding ZIP family metal transporter — translation MLATTLAGVVSITAAAVFSFTLLSKLVERMVSLSVGIMLSTSLLHALPEAFESTASARSLFATLLGGLLAFFLLEKLAILRHSHHHEHDGHHHHHGHDKREAGKAGWMILVGDGMHNFTDGILIAAAFMADPQLGLITGLAIIAHEIPQEIGDFIVLLNAGFSRTRAYVYNLLCSLLAIAGGLLGYYTLDRASSLIPYVLVFASSGFIYIAVSDLMPQMQRRATLRESIPQVLLIAAGVAIVLFLTGGEHH, via the coding sequence ATACTGGCAACAACACTGGCTGGCGTAGTGAGCATCACTGCGGCGGCCGTGTTCTCGTTTACGCTGCTGTCCAAGCTGGTCGAGCGCATGGTCAGCCTGTCGGTCGGCATCATGTTGTCAACCTCGCTCCTGCACGCCTTGCCGGAAGCCTTTGAATCGACCGCCAGCGCGCGCAGCCTGTTCGCCACCCTGTTGGGCGGCCTGCTGGCGTTCTTCCTGCTTGAAAAATTGGCCATCCTGCGTCATTCGCACCATCACGAGCATGACGGTCACCACCACCACCACGGCCACGACAAGCGCGAGGCCGGCAAGGCCGGCTGGATGATCCTGGTCGGCGACGGCATGCATAATTTCACCGACGGTATTTTGATTGCGGCCGCCTTCATGGCCGATCCGCAACTGGGCCTGATCACCGGCCTGGCCATCATCGCCCATGAAATTCCGCAGGAAATCGGCGACTTCATCGTATTGCTCAACGCCGGCTTCTCGCGCACCCGCGCTTATGTCTACAACCTGCTGTGCAGCCTGTTGGCGATCGCCGGCGGCCTGCTTGGTTATTACACGCTGGACCGCGCCAGCAGCCTGATTCCTTATGTCCTGGTGTTTGCCTCATCGGGCTTCATCTACATCGCCGTGAGCGACCTGATGCCGCAGATGCAGCGCCGGGCCACGCTGCGCGAATCGATACCGCAAGTCCTGCTGATCGCCGCCGGCGTGGCGATCGTTCTCTTCCTCACCGGCGGCGAGCACCACTAA